tcgtttaattccttttcttcacGCTCCTTTCTTTCACGCTCCTCACGCTCCTTCGTTTCTTTAACTCTTCTCTCCAATTCTGCCTTCTCCTTTCTGATCTGTTCGAACTTTTCATGTTCgaagatttcatcaattagAGTGGCAAAATCGCTACTAGTTCTTTTAGTCTCTTTTTCAATGTACTCCCAATCGTCTTCCTCTGAGAGTTTAGCGTAAGTTGAAATCAGCTTGGTAGTCACGGAACCACGTTTATTCGTTGGCTTGAACGAAAGCCTAACGCTTGCTCTTGATAACCTTTTGCTGTTTGGTGTTTTGTTATAGTCCTTTAACATGTCAATTGGTACTGGAGGTGCACCACCATTCTTATCTGATTCAATGATTGATACCCTTTTACTACGGGACGCCGGCGTGGGCGAACCACCGTTTCCTTGAGTCTTAACAGTGGATAGCCGCTTGTTTGAAGAAAGGTTGACAGACATTCTCTTCGGAGGTGTTGTTGAAGTGCTTGATGGGTTGCTGTTACTGTTACTGTTACTCGATCCAGATAATTTAATTAGAGATACTGGTCTCTTATGCGAGGACGATGCATTGATTGTAGAAGCTCTGTTCCTCTTCTTAGGAGAAACGTGATTATTGTTTacaccagcaccagtaCCATTTAGAGACGACCTCTTTTTAATTTGTTTCTGCCTGGCGGCTTCGCGTTCGGTATCATTTTTGAAGCGCGCTAACAGAGCGTAAAGAGTCTTTTCAGCATTAGCACCTggatctttcaatttagcAGCAATTTCACCGGCGGGCCTGCCGTGCCATAAAACTACTAGATTTTGTAAGATATTTTGATCGACCTCAGAAGAACCACTATCGGATAATGGGTGTAAATAGGTATCTTCGCGGGGTAAATTTCTAATGCTTTTATTATCACTAACATTTGGGTATTTCTGCAACAGCGGatgtttcaaaatttctcttggtTTTATCCTACATTCAGGATCTACAGTCAAGATTTTAGCCAGTAAATCTTGAGCCTCCGGAGAAATTTCGTCATCGTCTGGCATTTCAAACTTACCACTTTGAACTTTTAAAAGTAAATTTCTAATATTGCCgtcctcttcatcaaatggCAATCTACCCGTTAGTAACGCGAAAAAGATAACACCACAGGACCAGATATCAGAAGCAAATCCGTGGTACGGTATACCTGATACAATTTCAGGAGCGGCATAGTGAGGAGATCCACATGAAGTCTCTAGAAGCTTATCCTCTGTCTCTAGCGCGGCCATACCAAAGTCCGCAATCTTAATATTAAGATCGTGATCAAGTAAAAGATTCTCTGGTTTTAGATCTCTGTGGACAATACCTAACGCGTGACAGTAAGATACACCGATGATAATTTGTCTAAAGAAGCAAACAGCCTCATTTTCAGGAAGAGGGCCGTTTTCCACTAgtaaattgaaaagttcCCCCTTCTCCGCATATTCTAGAACCATATAAAGTGAGGGATTTGTCTCCCAGACGTCATACAGTCTAAGAACGTTAGGGTGATTGAGAAGCTTCataatgataatttctctttcaataCCATAAGGTAGAGGATCTGGCGTGGAGGCTGCAATAGAACTATTCCCAGGTGCTGTTTTTGCACTAAAAATGGCtttggaaatttctttaacgGCAGCCGATTGCTGGGTGATTTCGTTACACGCTAACTGAACTTTACCAGTGCTACCGAATCCTAGCGTTTCGCCTAATTTCCAAGGCCCCACTTTATCGCCCCTCACCGTTGGGGCCGACCTTTTATTCATGCCAGACATATGGTTTGTGAATTGTATATCTGAGGAATATTAAAGAGAGTGAGCGATCTTAGTGAAAgtcgatgaagatgaagagtaAAAGAGAGTTGCCATTTGTCAACCTGTCCTGTTGGAATATAACCTTCTCTTTAAAGACCTTCAAACAGTTTGGCTTCGACTGGAATGTGCACTAAAATTTCATAACGCGCTTCCTTTACGCGTCGCGCGCGAAGTTCCGAATGAGGGCACGTcacgaaaaaaaaagaagttcgaagggaaaaaattttggtgcTGGTCACGTGACCATGCATGGTCCATTGTGCACCATACTCCATCTCTCTCTCTCCGCCCCATTATTCTGCATTCAACACCACGATTCATCGATTAATGCTCCTAGCTAGGTATACAAGAGTATCTAGATCTCTCAAAAGGCCTTACCCCCGATTTGTTCTCTATGGGCCTCTATGATATCGTTATCCTCCATATCCAGGTCATCTGGTGTCTGGTCTGCTTGAATACGAATACCGTCATAAAGAAATCTTAAAGAATCCATTTCTTTACCTTGACGCTTGGCAAAGGCTTCCATTAATCTTCTCAAAGGAGTGGTTCTtttaattttgaagaaaatctcGGAGGATCCATCAGAAACTTTTAGATTGATGTGAGTCTCTGGTTTAACTTCTGGCTTGGCATCTGGCTTAGCTTCTGGTGGCGACTCGGAcattttgttgtttttatATCAATTATTTACGACGTTTTAGCTTCTGAGAGTTTTGTCTTGGTCACAGATTGACGTCTTCTGTTTTTCTTGTAGGTAGTAAACCCTTCCAAATCCTTTATTTCTCAGTGTATATCATCATATACCGAGATTGCTCTACAGGTGGTGTCATACaatctcttttttttttcctgcCTTCATG
The genomic region above belongs to Zygosaccharomyces rouxii strain CBS732 chromosome F complete sequence and contains:
- the KCC4 gene encoding serine/threonine protein kinase (similar to uniprot|Q12263 Saccharomyces cerevisiae YDR507C); the encoded protein is MSGMNKRSAPTVRGDKVGPWKLGETLGFGSTGKVQLACNEITQQSAAVKEISKAIFSAKTAPGNSSIAASTPDPLPYGIEREIIIMKLLNHPNVLRLYDVWETNPSLYMVLEYAEKGELFNLLVENGPLPENEAVCFFRQIIIGVSYCHALGIVHRDLKPENLLLDHDLNIKIADFGMAALETEDKLLETSCGSPHYAAPEIVSGIPYHGFASDIWSCGVIFFALLTGRLPFDEEDGNIRNLLLKVQSGKFEMPDDDEISPEAQDLLAKILTVDPECRIKPREILKHPLLQKYPNVSDNKSIRNLPREDTYLHPLSDSGSSEVDQNILQNLVVLWHGRPAGEIAAKLKDPGANAEKTLYALLARFKNDTEREAARQKQIKKRSSLNGTGAGVNNNHVSPKKRNRASTINASSSHKRPVSLIKLSGSSNSNSNSNPSSTSTTPPKRMSVNLSSNKRLSTVKTQGNGGSPTPASRSKRVSIIESDKNGGAPPVPIDMLKDYNKTPNSKRLSRASVRLSFKPTNKRGSVTTKLISTYAKLSEEDDWEYIEKETKRTSSDFATLIDEIFEHEKFEQIRKEKAELERRVKETKEREERERKEREEKELNEKLENDARQKREMEAQEAQGDDGTDTESDVHSNNQAPNGVRSVSAPLERKKRDSMVNVQSDIEEIFGQRTMSLQTRPVSRLDPGLFYAEESNEPEAGDTEEEKKLRTQKNILETIRRSKFLGSSFDIGKELQNEELKKKASQPHRDRTVSQTNEPYDTRVLPTQAVATAPLRDQEPRKISEISVPQFTRKSRFFSDSNKRLSVLSMYSTKHSYNNLSNLLNDSDASDGRLNSAAEYSDVKGKKEPEFQFEAVREASDEDNGISRLSNNDERLRNVSGTSGGSGVPHDNLSSKHNMKLNFADRFSADEPTAGSSNSSSASKNVKLPTLPPLDGTSEANGLGIYQSSSESFRDIVEPTPKSKLQDNSSNPEQEVEEEVAGREGSVKHSAIDTASKERSKRTDRIDAKKPSSFQENLASAGASKGPPLNDSMPKRRNEDPRNGSTAAKGENGRAPLKDITTNSDKKRNVSFFRKFSKSNEKDTTGFDGEINTTVSAKQLFLGLQNLLHGWTQYGLKDVRSHPEKMTLTGKLTSENILSLRSTLFEMVVWSRGKVSVVGFRKKSGSSKAMRRLVSEVEKVLLKEGVISK
- the SMT3 gene encoding SUMO family protein SMT3 (highly similar to uniprot|Q12306 Saccharomyces cerevisiae YDR510W) gives rise to the protein MSESPPEAKPDAKPEVKPETHINLKVSDGSSEIFFKIKRTTPLRRLMEAFAKRQGKEMDSLRFLYDGIRIQADQTPDDLDMEDNDIIEAHREQIGGKAF